From one Lolium rigidum isolate FL_2022 chromosome 4, APGP_CSIRO_Lrig_0.1, whole genome shotgun sequence genomic stretch:
- the LOC124706923 gene encoding RNA polymerase sigma factor sigC isoform X2, translating into MGLRMVRGPCCCSPSPSSSSSVWPWMLQAQLPRHPHPPLSGRPACSESLRVLALHLLLNRHANLNRRPGDTVRTAASSSGLLQITENKTSSLPKMKVDAERTALDDALDRNTQFGRIYEDMSSWMDVAYTSSNSLEYNLLMQNIHVLESSLAGQDLVTLERDILVHMEQLGALKWFNATRSRATVTQTSYEPDFALAWNVTESGPVTSPLEEQSDDQLVIRSGKSQERKLKRIRASEKGSGVCVRALPRKSKKSRKSSCSQFIAEWKNYPGRRRSIVREQSELLVTIKECANLEKIRENMLKEGQVVTYDRWAKAAGVDEAVLKSRLQAGYCCRERLLVTTEWLVKYIARSYTGIGTAFEDLLQAGKMGVLDGAERFDSQKGCKFSTYVKYWIRKAMLALLAENSGVIQLPARMESIIRKVKEAKRAIRSNTGRNPIDDEIATFVGVSLANVRLAKKYSRRVVSLYTEVGTGQNAKFWEVTPDTSLEDPEEVIFRRQLRERLLLVLGTLPVREGHVLKLRHGLEDGRCMSLEQIGGIYHVSKEWIRKIEKSAMSKLRNEDVHHELKDFCGF; encoded by the exons ATGGGTCTGCGCATGGTGCGCGGGCCTTGCTGCTGCTCGCCgtccccgtcctcctcctcctccgtctggCCATGGATGCTGCAGGCCCAGCTCCCCAGGCACCCCCACCCCCCAT TGAGTGGAAGGCCAGCTTGCTCTGAATCCCTGAGAGTTCTGGCCTTGCATCTGTTGCTCAATCGGCATGCGAATCTTAACCGGCGCCCGGGTGACACCGTCAGAACTGCTGCGTCTTCATCTGGTTTGCTTCAGATAACAGAGAACAAGACAAGCAGCTTGCCAAAAATGAAG GTGGATGCAGAAAGAACAGCCCTTGATGATGCTCTTGACCGAAACACGCAGTTTGGCAGGATTTATGAGGACATGTCTTCCTGGATGGATGTGGCTTACACAAGCAGCAACAGTTTGGAGTACAACCTGTTGATGCAAAACATCCATGTCTTGGAGAGTAGTTTGGCTGGCCAAGATTTGGTAACTCTGGAAAGAGACATCCTTGTACATATGGAACAACTTGGAGCTCTGAAATGGTTCAACGCGACCAGGTCCAGGGCTACTGTTACACAAACCTCATATGAACCAGATTTTGCACTTGCTTGGAATGTTACCGAATCCGGTCCCGTGACTAGTCCTCTCGAGGAGCAAAGCGATGATCAGCTGGTCATTCGGAGCGGGAAAAGCCAGGAGAGGAAATTGAAGAGAATTAGAGCGTCTGAGAAAGGTTCCGGGGTTTGCGTAAGGGCGTTGCCACGAAAATCCAAAAAATCACGCAAGTCCAGTTGTAGTCAATTTATAGCCGAGTGGAAAAACTATCCGGGTCGACGAAGGAGCATCGTCCGAGAACAATCGGAGTTGCTGGTGACCATCAAG GAATGTGCAAACCTTGAGAAGATCAGAGAAAACATGCTGAAGGAAGGACAAGTGGTCACCTACGATAGGTGGGCTAAGGCAGCTGGAGTTGATGAAGCAGTTCTGAAGAGTAGACTGCAAGCAGGTTACTGCTGCAGAGAGAGGCTATTGGTAACCACCGAGTGGCTTGTCAAGTACATTGCAAGATCATACACCGGAATTGGAACAGCTTTTGAAGATCTTCTCCAG GCTGGGAAAATGGGTGTGCTTGATGGCGCCGAGAGGTTTGACAGCCAGAAAGGGTGCAAGTTCTCAACTTATGTGAAGTACTGGATAAGGAAAGCGATGCTAGCGCTCCTTGCTGAAAATTCTGGAGTAATCCAGCTGCCT GCAAGGATGGAGAGTATCATCCGAAAAGTGAAGGAAGCTAAGCGGGCGATACGGTCCAACACAGGGAGGAACCCAATCGACGACGAGATTGCAACCTTTGTTGGCGTGTCACTTGCCAATGTTAGATTGGCAAAGAAGTACTCTCGTCGTGTTGTTTCACTCTACACGGAGGTCGGAACCGGACAGAATGCCAagttttgg GAGGTGACTCCAGACACATCATTGGAAGATCCAGAAGAAGTCATCTTCCGGAGGCAGCTGCGGGAGAGGCTGCTTCTTGTTCTGGGCACGCTCCCAGTGAGAGAGGGGCACGTGCTGAAGCTGCGACATGGCCTCGAGGATGGCAGGTGCATGTCTCTAGAGCAGATCGGAGGCATCTACCATGTGTCTAAGGAGTGGATCAGGAAAATCGAGAAGTCTGCCATGTCCAAGCTCAGGAACGAGGATGTGCATCATGAGCTCAAGGACTTCTGTGGATTCTAG
- the LOC124706923 gene encoding RNA polymerase sigma factor sigC isoform X1, translating to MGLRMVRGPCCCSPSPSSSSSVWPWMLQAQLPRHPHPPCESSQVSGRPACSESLRVLALHLLLNRHANLNRRPGDTVRTAASSSGLLQITENKTSSLPKMKVDAERTALDDALDRNTQFGRIYEDMSSWMDVAYTSSNSLEYNLLMQNIHVLESSLAGQDLVTLERDILVHMEQLGALKWFNATRSRATVTQTSYEPDFALAWNVTESGPVTSPLEEQSDDQLVIRSGKSQERKLKRIRASEKGSGVCVRALPRKSKKSRKSSCSQFIAEWKNYPGRRRSIVREQSELLVTIKECANLEKIRENMLKEGQVVTYDRWAKAAGVDEAVLKSRLQAGYCCRERLLVTTEWLVKYIARSYTGIGTAFEDLLQAGKMGVLDGAERFDSQKGCKFSTYVKYWIRKAMLALLAENSGVIQLPARMESIIRKVKEAKRAIRSNTGRNPIDDEIATFVGVSLANVRLAKKYSRRVVSLYTEVGTGQNAKFWEVTPDTSLEDPEEVIFRRQLRERLLLVLGTLPVREGHVLKLRHGLEDGRCMSLEQIGGIYHVSKEWIRKIEKSAMSKLRNEDVHHELKDFCGF from the exons ATGGGTCTGCGCATGGTGCGCGGGCCTTGCTGCTGCTCGCCgtccccgtcctcctcctcctccgtctggCCATGGATGCTGCAGGCCCAGCTCCCCAGGCACCCCCACCCCCCATGTGAGTCGTCTCAAG TGAGTGGAAGGCCAGCTTGCTCTGAATCCCTGAGAGTTCTGGCCTTGCATCTGTTGCTCAATCGGCATGCGAATCTTAACCGGCGCCCGGGTGACACCGTCAGAACTGCTGCGTCTTCATCTGGTTTGCTTCAGATAACAGAGAACAAGACAAGCAGCTTGCCAAAAATGAAG GTGGATGCAGAAAGAACAGCCCTTGATGATGCTCTTGACCGAAACACGCAGTTTGGCAGGATTTATGAGGACATGTCTTCCTGGATGGATGTGGCTTACACAAGCAGCAACAGTTTGGAGTACAACCTGTTGATGCAAAACATCCATGTCTTGGAGAGTAGTTTGGCTGGCCAAGATTTGGTAACTCTGGAAAGAGACATCCTTGTACATATGGAACAACTTGGAGCTCTGAAATGGTTCAACGCGACCAGGTCCAGGGCTACTGTTACACAAACCTCATATGAACCAGATTTTGCACTTGCTTGGAATGTTACCGAATCCGGTCCCGTGACTAGTCCTCTCGAGGAGCAAAGCGATGATCAGCTGGTCATTCGGAGCGGGAAAAGCCAGGAGAGGAAATTGAAGAGAATTAGAGCGTCTGAGAAAGGTTCCGGGGTTTGCGTAAGGGCGTTGCCACGAAAATCCAAAAAATCACGCAAGTCCAGTTGTAGTCAATTTATAGCCGAGTGGAAAAACTATCCGGGTCGACGAAGGAGCATCGTCCGAGAACAATCGGAGTTGCTGGTGACCATCAAG GAATGTGCAAACCTTGAGAAGATCAGAGAAAACATGCTGAAGGAAGGACAAGTGGTCACCTACGATAGGTGGGCTAAGGCAGCTGGAGTTGATGAAGCAGTTCTGAAGAGTAGACTGCAAGCAGGTTACTGCTGCAGAGAGAGGCTATTGGTAACCACCGAGTGGCTTGTCAAGTACATTGCAAGATCATACACCGGAATTGGAACAGCTTTTGAAGATCTTCTCCAG GCTGGGAAAATGGGTGTGCTTGATGGCGCCGAGAGGTTTGACAGCCAGAAAGGGTGCAAGTTCTCAACTTATGTGAAGTACTGGATAAGGAAAGCGATGCTAGCGCTCCTTGCTGAAAATTCTGGAGTAATCCAGCTGCCT GCAAGGATGGAGAGTATCATCCGAAAAGTGAAGGAAGCTAAGCGGGCGATACGGTCCAACACAGGGAGGAACCCAATCGACGACGAGATTGCAACCTTTGTTGGCGTGTCACTTGCCAATGTTAGATTGGCAAAGAAGTACTCTCGTCGTGTTGTTTCACTCTACACGGAGGTCGGAACCGGACAGAATGCCAagttttgg GAGGTGACTCCAGACACATCATTGGAAGATCCAGAAGAAGTCATCTTCCGGAGGCAGCTGCGGGAGAGGCTGCTTCTTGTTCTGGGCACGCTCCCAGTGAGAGAGGGGCACGTGCTGAAGCTGCGACATGGCCTCGAGGATGGCAGGTGCATGTCTCTAGAGCAGATCGGAGGCATCTACCATGTGTCTAAGGAGTGGATCAGGAAAATCGAGAAGTCTGCCATGTCCAAGCTCAGGAACGAGGATGTGCATCATGAGCTCAAGGACTTCTGTGGATTCTAG